One window from the genome of Marinobacter sp. es.048 encodes:
- a CDS encoding DUF3299 domain-containing protein codes for MMFAPARLRFALPSITALALALLLPAAGRAETREIDWLELMPAEDLALLENMPEIEHEGDGPPLLPDEIMTGRVVPEMGNVEGRIPGFVVPLKTTQDMRILEFFLVPYYGACIHVPPPPPNQIIHVKYKEGLTLEALYDPVWIEGKLVINRTENDIGTSSYSMVATNVEPYAE; via the coding sequence ATGATGTTTGCCCCCGCGCGTTTGCGCTTTGCGCTGCCCTCTATCACTGCGCTTGCCCTGGCGCTCTTGCTCCCGGCAGCCGGCCGGGCCGAAACCCGCGAAATTGACTGGCTTGAGCTGATGCCCGCCGAGGACCTGGCGCTGCTGGAGAATATGCCAGAGATTGAGCATGAGGGCGATGGCCCGCCGCTGTTGCCGGATGAGATCATGACGGGCCGGGTTGTTCCGGAGATGGGCAATGTGGAAGGGCGAATTCCCGGTTTTGTTGTCCCTCTCAAGACCACTCAGGACATGCGCATTCTGGAGTTCTTCCTGGTGCCCTACTACGGCGCCTGTATTCATGTGCCGCCACCGCCCCCGAATCAGATCATTCACGTCAAGTACAAGGAAGGTTTAACGCTTGAAGCTCTTTACGACCCAGTCTGGATCGAGGGCAAGCTGGTGATCAATCGCACCGAGAATGACATTGGCACCTCGTCCTATTCGATGGTTGCAACAAACGTCGAGCCCTACGCAGAGTAG
- a CDS encoding ZrgA family zinc uptake protein, giving the protein MTSTKVTNAILAATILTAGSTFASDNPGAHQHGHAELQLAIEGNQIDLIFTSPAYNLLGFEHRARTDDQKALVRETTEWLERTPLINTPDASCTVASVEVYHEAGGDSDDHHEHDDKAEHKHDEHEHSEGYTHSDFEVTQVLNCTGLASVETLLTPLTERFPEIEHLGIEWVWSGGQGSTRLEHTERSFSLTGQ; this is encoded by the coding sequence ATGACTTCTACAAAGGTAACCAACGCCATCCTGGCCGCGACCATCCTGACTGCCGGCTCCACGTTTGCCAGCGACAACCCCGGCGCTCACCAGCATGGTCATGCCGAGCTGCAACTGGCCATCGAAGGAAACCAGATTGACCTGATTTTCACTTCACCAGCCTATAACCTGCTGGGCTTCGAGCACCGTGCCCGGACAGACGATCAGAAGGCGCTGGTCAGGGAAACAACCGAATGGCTTGAACGCACACCGCTGATCAACACGCCGGATGCCAGCTGCACCGTGGCGAGTGTTGAGGTTTATCACGAGGCCGGCGGCGACTCTGATGACCACCACGAGCATGATGATAAGGCCGAACATAAGCATGACGAGCACGAGCATTCGGAAGGGTACACCCACTCAGATTTTGAAGTGACCCAGGTTTTGAATTGCACCGGTCTGGCTTCGGTAGAAACACTGCTTACCCCGCTCACCGAGCGCTTCCCAGAAATTGAGCACCTTGGTATCGAGTGGGTGTGGTCGGGAGGTCAGGGATCGACTCGTCTTGAACACACAGAACGCAGCTTCAGCCTGACAGGCCAATAA